Within Candidatus Francisella endociliophora, the genomic segment GATATAAAAAAACGCGAGAATGAAACAGGAGGAATGGTGAAATGAAAGTAGATAATCAAACAAAGCTATACCATATTGGATTTTCTCGTGAAGATATAGAGTCTGCAACAGTTGCTATACTTACAGATGATAGTGATTATACTAAAGACTTAGCACTTGCTTTAGATCCCAAAGCAAGATTAGTTTGTATTAATAGAGAATATCATAGTTATATTATTCATATACAAGATAAACCTGTACTTATTATATCTACTGGTTTTGGTGGTCCTGCAATGGGAATAGGTTTAGAAGAGCTTTCTATGGTTGGACTAAAAAGCTTTATAAGGCTCGGAGAGTCTGGAGCTGTCCGTGAATATCTACAAGTTGGAGATTTCGTTATCGCTAAAGGAGCTTTACGCCAAGAAGGAACTTCTCAACATTATGCCCCAATTAATTATCCTGCTAGTGCGGATTTTAATTTTGTTGAACTTGCAGAACAAGCAATGATTTCTTCTGAGCTTCGATATAGAATTGGAGTAGTAGCGAGTACAGATATACTTTGGCCAAAGCAAACTGCGAGTGATTTATTTGATAAATGTAGTATCGACTATCAGCGTAAATTATTAAAGAGCTGGCAAGATTATCGTATACTTTCGGCAGATAACACTACCGCAACTTTGTTAACGATAGCTAATGTTTTTAATCTTCAAGCTATAAGTATATTGGATGTTATTGATAAAATAGATCGTCCAGACTACGAAATTTCAAATATAAAACGCGATGATGCTCTTCGTATTGAAAAATGGGCTAAGTTCCTACCCACACTTCTAAGAACTATTTTAGATAAATAGAATTTCTTTAAAGATTTATTTATGTGAGTTAGCTTTCATATTGTTCACAAACTTTTTTAACTGAGTTAACATTTTATCTTTATCATCTAAATTATTCTCAATAATCTTTACAGTAGCAGAACCAGATATAGCTCCAGCTGCACCAGCTTTTATTGCTTCTTGAACTTGTTCAGGATTGGATATACCAAAACCTAAAATAGGCTTAGGAGCATTGTACTCTTTGAGTTTTGCTAGCACTTTCTCTACAGGCATATTAGCAGCAGTCTCGGCACCTGTAACACCAACTCTTGATAGCAAATAAGTATATCCATTTCCTAAGCTTGATATTTGCTGTAGTAGTTCATTTGTAGCATCTGGTGGCGCGATAAATATCTGAGATATACCAACCTTTTTAGCAATATCACGAAACTCTTTAGACTCATGAGCCGGAACATCTGCTACAAGTATTGAATCAACACCAGCATTTTTACATTTTTGATAAAAGTTCTCGATACCATTAGCATAAACAAGATTTGCATATAGTAGTAATCCTATTGGGATATTGGGATATTTTGCTCTTATTTTAGTTAATATTTCAAAACAATCATTTGGCGTAATACTACTATTTAAAGCTCGGATATTTGCTCCTTGAATAGTCGGACCATCTGCCAAAGGATCAGAAAACGGTATACCAAGCTCTAGAGCATCAGCCCCTGCGGCAACAAGGGTATCAATGATTTCTAAAGATAGCTCTTTGTTTGGATCACCAATAGTTACAAAAGGTATAAAGGCACCTTCATTTTTTGTTTCTAAATTTTCAAAAAGGGTTGTGTATCTATCCATTATTAAATTTCTCCCTTTTCTTTTAATATATCATGTACTGTAAATATATCTTTATCACCTCGACCAGATAAGTTTACAACTAGAAGCTGTTCTTTATCTGGGTTATCGTAAGCAAGTTTTAGAGCATAAGCTAAAGCATGAGATGACTCTAATGCTGGGATAATTCCTTCTTTCTTACATAGTAGTTTAAAAGTATCCAAAGCTTCATCATCCGTAATGGATACATATTCTGC encodes:
- the trpA gene encoding tryptophan synthase subunit alpha; the encoded protein is MDRYTTLFENLETKNEGAFIPFVTIGDPNKELSLEIIDTLVAAGADALELGIPFSDPLADGPTIQGANIRALNSSITPNDCFEILTKIRAKYPNIPIGLLLYANLVYANGIENFYQKCKNAGVDSILVADVPAHESKEFRDIAKKVGISQIFIAPPDATNELLQQISSLGNGYTYLLSRVGVTGAETAANMPVEKVLAKLKEYNAPKPILGFGISNPEQVQEAIKAGAAGAISGSATVKIIENNLDDKDKMLTQLKKFVNNMKANSHK